In one window of Miscanthus floridulus cultivar M001 chromosome 12, ASM1932011v1, whole genome shotgun sequence DNA:
- the LOC136497046 gene encoding OVARIAN TUMOR DOMAIN-containing deubiquitinating enzyme 6-like, producing MTRIFVQRGTTGSSSSSGRSGSQPAQQPTAAAREEELLLQPQPHLPELLAIDDTTEYLNEGSENSSSSNKPLRADDTISESSSSAEERAARDKPPKDDSNVINPTFLVEELIGLQIPDQIEHGDSVPSGTSSSQMAGAASHPPPPPAPPPKPLLGNNGLRRMGPGSSNSVRIGSSRRPVVWPPVAARTSASGSRPSSPRSLVDGEGYNSADEQGPCYPSSYDDSERERMFEHDLRRVKGLEIRKMAKDGNCLFRAVSDQVYGDAEAYDMARQMCVDYMERERDHFSQFITESFTLYCKRKRRDKVYGNNVEIQAFAEMYNRPIHIYSYSAEPINIFQGSYNTDVPPIRLSYHHGNHYNSVVDPRRQTVGAGLGFSSLRGTNNVDRDQVKAAIKAQQDQQIENALLAEGRFYSDLELTEREIERMVMEASRSEYLAKEKKLNIRESSTSGAEPSSSAAISGSSRSVAGADRGSEDYFVLPDTVLTRSMQLLLAMGFSYIQVMEAYSIFGEDVDSMVCYLVETGGTGASAGGSNRRKGKAAE from the exons ATGACGAGGATCTTCGTGCAGCGCGGGACCACCGGCTCCTCGTCCAGCTCCGGTCGCTCGGGCTCGCAGCCAGCGCAGCAGCCGACAGCAGCTGCCCGGGAGGAGGAGTTGCTGCTGCAACCTCAGCCACATCTGCCGGAGCTATTGGCCATAGATGATACAACTGAGTATTTAAATGAGGGCAGCGAGAACAGCAGTAGCAGCAATAAGCCTTTGAGGGCGGACGACACCATTTCAGAGAGCTCGAGCTCCGCAGAGGAGAGGGCTGCCAGGGACAAGCCTCCTAAGGATGACTCTAATGTAATCAACCCCACTTTCTTAGTAGAGGAACTGATAGGGCTCCAGATCCCTGATCAGATTGAACATGGAGATTCTGTGCCGTCAGGCACTAGTTCATCACAGATGGCGGGTGCAGCATCGCACCCACCGCCACCGCCAGCTCCACCACCAAAACCATTGTTGGGGAATAATGGGTTGCGGAGAATGGGGCCTGGAAGTTCGAATAGTGTGCGGATTGGATCTTCAAGAAGGCCAGTAGTTTGGCCACCAGTGGCAGCCCGGACATCTGCTTCAGGTTCTCGGCCTTCTTCGCCTAGGTCACTCGTTGATGGCGAAGGTTACAATAGTGCTGATGAACAGGGCCCCTGTTACCCCTCAAGTTATGATGATTCG GAAAGGGAGCGTATGTTTGAGCATGACCTAAGGCGAGTGAAAGGGTTGGAAATCAGAAAGATGGCCAAAGACGGGAACTGTCTATTCAGAGCTGTTTCTGATCAAGTTTATGGAGATGCAGAAGCTTATGACATGGCTAGGcagatgtgtgttgattatatg GAAAGGGAACGGGATCATTTCTCTCAGTTCATAACTGAAAGTTTTACATTATACTGTAAGAGGAAAAGGAGAGATAAG GTTTATGGCAACAATGTTGAGATCCAGGCATTTGCAGAGATGTACAATCGTCCCATTCACATATATTCCTACAGTGCAG AGCCCATTAACATTTTTCAAGGAAGCTATAACACAGACGTTCCTCCAATTAGGTTAAGTTACCATCATGGTAATCATTACAATTCAGTGGTTGATCCCCGCCGACAGACAGTTGGGGCAGGCCTTGGATTTAGCTCCCTTAGAGGG ACCAATAATGTTGACAGGGACCAGGTGAAGGCTGCAATAAAAGCTCAGCAAGACCAGCAAATTGAGAAT GCACTTTTGGCGGAAGGGCGATTCTACTCCGATCTGGAGTTAACAGAGAGGGAAATAGAACGGATGGTGATGGAGGCCTCGCGTTCAGAATATCTGGCCAAGGAGAAAAAGCTTAACATTAGGGAGTCATCGACATCAGGGGCAGAGCCATCTTCATCTGCTGCAA TTAGTGGTTCCTCCCGTTCAGTTGCTGGAGCAGATAGAGGCAGCGAGGACTACTTTGTGCTCCCAGACACTGTACTGACTCGCAGCATGCAGTTGCTCCTGGCAATGGGCTTCAGCTACATCCAGGTCATGGAGGCCTACAGCATATTCGGCGAGGACGTGGACTCCATGGTCTGCTACCTGGTGGAGACCGGAGGCACCGGAGCCTCAGCAGGTGGTAGCAATCGCCGGAAAGGAAAGGCTGCTGAGTGA